The following proteins come from a genomic window of Mauremys mutica isolate MM-2020 ecotype Southern chromosome 7, ASM2049712v1, whole genome shotgun sequence:
- the LOC123373666 gene encoding cytochrome P450 26A1 — MGFSTLLASTLCTVLLPLLLFLAAVKLWHLYCVSGREPGCSLPLPPGTMGLPFFGETLQLVLQRRKFLQMKRRKYGFIYKTHLFGRPTVRVMGAENVRHILLGEHRLVSVQWPASVRTILGSGCLSNLHDGQHKHRKKVIMKAFSREALQHYVPGIQEEVSACLARWLRSGGSCLLVYPEVKRLMFRIAMRILLGFEPRHADRDREQQLVEAFEEMIRNLFSLPIDVPFSGLYRGLRARNFIHAKIEENIRAKMARKQPAGGCKDALQLLMEHTQDNGEPLNMQELKESATELLFGGHETTASAATSLITFLGLHRAVLQKVRKELQMKGLLCSMNQDDKQLDIEVLEQLKYTGCVIKETLRLSPPVPGGFRVALKTFELNGYQIPKGWNIIYSICDTHDVADFFTNKDEFDPDRFMSPSPEDSSRFSFIPFGGGLRSCVGKEFAKILLKIFTVELARNCDWQLLNGPPTMKTGPIVYPVDNLPTKFIGFNGQI, encoded by the exons ATGGGCTTCTCCACCTTGCTGGCCAGCACCCTGTGCACCgtcctgctgcctctgctgctcttcCTGGCCGCGGTGAAGCTGTGGCATCTGTACTGCGTGAGCGGCCGGGAGCCCGGCTGCAGCCTCCCGCTGCCCCCCGGCACCATGGGGCTCCCCTTCTTCGGGGAGACGCTGCAACTGGTGCTGCAG CGGCGGAAGTTTCTCCAGATGAAGCGTCGGAAATACGGGTTTATCTACAAGACCCACCTCTTCGGGCGCCCCACCGTGCGGGTGATGGGGGCCGAGAACGTGCGGCACATCCTGCTCGGGGAGCATCGCCTGGTGTCGGTGCAGTGGCCGGCGTCCGTGCGCACTATCCTGGGGTCCGGCTGCCTCTCCAACCTGCACGACGGGCAGCACAAGCACCGCAAAAAG GTGATCATGAAGGCTTTCTCCCGGGAGGCCCTGCAGCACTACGTCCCCGGCATCCAGGAGGAGGTGAGCGCCTGCCTGGCGCGCTGGCTGCGCAGCGGCGGCTCCTGCCTCCTGGTTTACCCCGAAGTGAAGCGCCTCATGTTCCGCATCGCCATGAGGATCCTGCTGGGCTTCGAGCCGCGTCACGCGGACCGGGACCGCGAGCAGCAGCTGGTGGAGGCCTTCGAGGAGATGATCCGCAACCTCTTCTCCCTGCCCATCGATGTGCCCTTCAGCGGGCTCTACCGG GGCCTGCGGGCGCGGAACTTCATCCACGCCAAGATCGAGGAGAACATCCGGGCGAAGATGGCCCGTAAGCAGCCCGCGGGCGGCTGTAAGGACGCGCTGCAGCTGCTGATGGAGCACACGCAGGACAACGGGGAGCCGCTGAATATGCAG GAGCTAAAAGAATCGGCAACAGAACTTCTGTTTGGAGGGCATGAAACCACGGCCAGTGCTGCCACATCTCTAATCACCTTCTTAGGACTTCACCGGGCTGTTCTGCAAAAAGTGAGAAAGGAGCTACAAATGAAG GGTTTATTGTGCAGCATGAACCAAGATGACAAACAACTGGATATAGAAGTCTTGGAACAGCTGAAGTACACAGGCTGTGTCATCAAAGAGACGCTCAGGCTGAGTCCACCGGTTCCTGGAGGATTTAGAGTTGCACTCAAGACTTTTGAGTTAAAT ggtTACCAGATTCCTAAAGGTTGGAATATTATCTACAGTATCTGTGATACACATGATGTTGCAGACTTCTTCACCAACAAGGATGAATTTGACCCTGATCGCTTCATGTCTCCCTCTCCGGAAGATTCCTCCAGGTTCAGTTTCATCCCTTTTGGAGGAGGCTTGAGAAGCTGTGTGGGCAAAGAGTTTGCAAAAATCCTTCTCAAAATATTTACCGTGGAGTTGGCTCGGAATTGTGACTGGCAGCTGTTAAATGGACCTCCTACAATGAAAACTGGCCCCATAGTGTATCCAGTGGACAACCTGCCTACCAAATTCATAGGTTTCAATGGCCAAATCTGA